A genomic region of Ascaphus truei isolate aAscTru1 unplaced genomic scaffold, aAscTru1.hap1 HAP1_SCAFFOLD_612, whole genome shotgun sequence contains the following coding sequences:
- the LOC142485594 gene encoding uncharacterized protein LOC142485594, with amino-acid sequence MEKMRTEQSCNIPINMAENASFNQSSQLINNVTSSHSKIYILAAASGKDLGESRKSLTWLSDQNAQKRTETRERPHVCGECGKRFSHLSSLRKHKRTHTGERPHVCGECGKGFSFLYNLNTHKRTHTGERPYECGKGFSDLSSLRKHKRTHTGEKPHICEECGKGFSDLSSLNIHKSTHTGERPHLCGKGFSHLSSLRRHKRTYTGERSHVCGECGKGFSLLSTLNTHTRTHTGEKPHVCGECGKGFSELSHLNIHKRTHTGERPHVCGECGKGFRQLSHLDIHKRTHTGERPHVCGECGKGFSDLSPLIRHMRTHTGERPYVCGECGKGFSVLYNLNTHKKKHTGERPCVCGECGKGFSVLYNLNTHKRTHTGERPYVCGECGKGFSVLYNLNTHKKTHTGERPCVCGECGKGFSDLSSLNRHKRTHTGERPHVCGECGKGFIRLSQLDIHRNIHTGERPHVCLECGKGFRQLSHLDIHKRTHTGERPHVCGECGKGFSDLSPLIRHKRTHTGERPHVCGECGKGFSVLYNLNTHKKTHTGKRPCVCWDCGKGFSDLPSLRKHKRTHTGERPHVCGECGKGFSDLSSLRKHKRTHTSERPISKARHV; translated from the coding sequence atggaaaagatgaggacagaacaatcttgcaacattccaataaatatggcagaaaatgcatctttcaaccagtcaagtcaattaataaacaatgtaacttcTTCTcattccaaaatatatatattagcagctgcctcaggaaaagatcttggagaaagtaGGAAGAGTCTGACatggttatcagaccagaacgCACAGAAGAGaacagagaccagagagagaccgcatgtatgtggggaatgtgggaagagattTAGTCATTTATCTAGCCTGaggaaacacaagaggacacacacaggggagagaccgcatgtatgtggggaatgtgggaagggatttagtttcTTAtacaacctgaacacacacaagaggacacacacaggggagagaccttatgaatgtgggaagggatttagtgacttatccagcctgaggaaacacaagaggacacacacaggggagaaaccgcatatttgtgaggaatgtgggaagggatttagtgacttatccagcctgaacatacacaagagtacacacacaggggagagaccacatttatgtgggaagggatttagtcatttaTCCAGCCTGAGGAGACACAAGAGGACATACACTGGGGAGAGATCTCATGTATGTGGGGAGTGTGGGAAGGGATTCAGTTTGTTATCCACCCTgaacacacacacgaggacacacacaggggagaaaccgcatgtatgtggggaatgtgggaagggatttagtgaattATCCCACCTGAatatacacaagaggacacacacaggggagagaccgcatgtatgtggggaatgtgggaagggatttagacaGTTATCCCACTtggacatacacaagaggacacacacaggggagagaccgcatgtatgtggggaatgtgggaagggatttagtgacttatcccctCTGATcagacacatgaggacacacacaggagagagaccgtatgtatgtggggaatgtgggaagggatttagtgtcttATACAACCTGAATACACACAAGAAGaagcacacaggggagagaccgtgtgtatgtggggaatgtgggaagggatttagtgtcttatacaacctgaacacacacaagaggacacacacaggagagagaccgtatgtatgtggggaatgtgggaagggatttagtgtcttatacaacctgaacacacacaagaagacacacacaggggagagaccgtgtgtatgtggggaatgtgggaagggatttagtgacttatccagcctgaacagacacaagaggacacacacaggggagagaccgcatgtatgtggggaatgtgggaagggatttattcGGTTATCCCAACTAGACATACACAGGaacatacacacaggggagagaccgcatgtatgtttggaatgtgggaagggatttagacaGTTATCCCACTtggacatacacaagaggacacacacaggggagagaccgcatgtatgtggggaatgtgggaagggatttagtgacttatcccctctgatcagacacaagaggacacacacaggggagagaccgcatgtatgtggggaatgtgggaagggatttagtgtcttatacaacctgaacacacacaagaagacacacacagggaagAGACCGTGTGTATGTTGGGATTGTGGGAAGGGTTTTAGTGACTTACCCAGCCTGaggaaacacaagaggacacacacaggggagagaccgcatgtatgtggggaatgtgggaagggatttagtgacttatccagcctgaggaaacacaagaggacacacacaagtgagagacctatctctaaagccaggcatgtttag